A single window of Limnothrix sp. FACHB-406 DNA harbors:
- a CDS encoding ABC-2 family transporter protein: MLHHWKLLRLFVTTAIAAEMEYRGNFLLASISSIGGGIASGFGLFLFYRTGYTFQNWNWHEALLVLGLFLFLQGFSNTFLAPNLNSIVRQVELGTLDFVLLKPISSQFWLSTRAVSLWGFPDIALGLGLISYAGINLQLPWWQYGWAMLPLSFGLLILYSLWFVLGATSIWFTKIYNITEVLRGLLEAGRYPLTAYPAAFRFFFTFIVPVLFMTTVPAEIALGRDAWVLVGVSGLLAIGLLYLSNQFWRFALRFYTSASS, from the coding sequence CTGCTCCATCACTGGAAACTTCTGCGGTTGTTTGTCACCACCGCGATCGCGGCCGAAATGGAATATCGCGGCAACTTTCTCTTAGCCAGCATTTCCTCCATTGGCGGGGGAATTGCCAGCGGCTTTGGGCTTTTTTTGTTTTATCGAACGGGCTACACCTTCCAAAACTGGAACTGGCATGAAGCACTTTTGGTGTTAGGTCTTTTTCTGTTTTTACAAGGCTTTTCCAACACCTTTTTAGCTCCCAACCTCAACAGCATCGTGCGCCAGGTGGAGCTAGGAACCCTGGATTTTGTGTTGCTGAAACCCATCAGCAGCCAATTTTGGCTATCCACCCGCGCCGTTTCCCTTTGGGGCTTTCCTGACATTGCCCTCGGTTTGGGGTTGATTTCCTATGCGGGGATCAATCTACAACTTCCCTGGTGGCAATATGGCTGGGCAATGTTGCCCCTCAGCTTTGGATTGCTCATTTTATATAGTCTCTGGTTTGTGTTAGGAGCCACCAGCATTTGGTTTACCAAAATCTATAACATCACGGAAGTATTGCGGGGGCTGTTGGAAGCTGGGCGCTATCCCCTCACGGCCTATCCGGCGGCATTTCGCTTCTTCTTCACCTTCATTGTGCCGGTGTTGTTTATGACTACTGTGCCGGCGGAAATTGCCTTGGGCCGCGATGCTTGGGTTTTGGTAGGAGTTTCAGGGTTGCTGGCGATCGGGCTGTTGTATTTGTCCAATCAATTTTGGCGGTTTGCCCTCCGGTTCTACACCAGCGCCTCTAGTTAA
- the ndhL gene encoding NAD(P)H-quinone oxidoreductase subunit L, translated as MALTDLPIALILYVALAGAYLVVLPLGLYVYLQKRWYVASSIERLLAYFAVFLFFPGLLLLSPFLNLRPQRRAI; from the coding sequence ATGGCTTTGACGGATTTGCCGATCGCGCTGATTCTGTATGTGGCGCTGGCGGGGGCTTACCTGGTGGTGTTGCCGCTGGGCCTCTACGTTTATCTCCAAAAACGGTGGTATGTGGCTAGCTCGATCGAGCGGCTCTTGGCCTACTTTGCGGTGTTTTTGTTCTTCCCCGGGCTGCTGTTGTTGTCGCCGTTTTTGAATCTGCGTCCCCAACGTCGGGCCATTTAA
- the trpA gene encoding tryptophan synthase subunit alpha, whose translation MTVSVSERFATLRQAERCALIPFITAGDPNLATTEEALRRLDRAGADLIELGVPYSDPLADGPTIQAAATRALANGTRLDDVLALVQRVSPELSAPIVLFTYYNPILNRGIEQFIQDVKAAGAAGLVVPDLPLEEADGLLKPAAAAGLEVTLLVAPTSSKDRIEAIAQQSQGFIYLVSVTGVTGMRSEMHGRVSEILAAMRQVTDKPIGVGFGISSPEQAVQVRAWGADAAIVGSAFVKRLADGTPEAGLAAVEAFCRDLRAALDQ comes from the coding sequence ATGACCGTCTCTGTTTCTGAACGTTTTGCCACCCTGCGCCAAGCAGAACGCTGTGCCCTGATCCCTTTCATCACCGCCGGGGATCCGAATTTGGCAACAACGGAGGAGGCCCTGCGGCGACTCGATCGGGCAGGAGCCGACCTGATTGAACTGGGCGTGCCCTACTCCGACCCCCTAGCGGACGGCCCCACCATCCAAGCGGCCGCCACTCGGGCCTTGGCAAACGGCACTCGCCTTGATGATGTGTTGGCACTGGTGCAGCGGGTGTCGCCGGAACTGTCCGCCCCGATCGTCCTGTTCACCTACTACAACCCAATTCTGAATCGAGGAATTGAGCAATTCATTCAAGATGTGAAAGCGGCCGGGGCGGCGGGCCTGGTCGTGCCAGACTTGCCCCTCGAAGAAGCAGACGGCCTGCTGAAGCCAGCGGCAGCAGCGGGTTTGGAAGTCACGCTGTTGGTGGCTCCGACGAGTTCCAAGGATCGGATTGAAGCCATTGCCCAGCAGTCCCAAGGATTTATCTATCTGGTCAGTGTGACCGGGGTAACGGGGATGCGCAGCGAAATGCACGGGCGCGTGTCCGAAATTTTGGCCGCCATGCGCCAGGTTACCGATAAACCGATCGGGGTAGGCTTTGGCATTTCCTCGCCGGAGCAAGCGGTGCAGGTGCGTGCTTGGGGGGCTGATGCGGCGATCGTGGGCAGTGCCTTTGTGAAGCGACTGGCCGACGGCACGCCGGAAGCGGGTCTAGCCGCCGTTGAAGCATTCTGCCGGGATTTGCGAGCCGCCCTTGATCAGTAA
- a CDS encoding IS607 family transposase → MAYIPLRKAVEFLGLHPNTLRKYADEGKIETIRNEAGQRLYNVESYGRNATRSTVVCYCRVSSAKQRDDLARQVQFMRDRYPDAEIIQDIGSGLNFKRKGLQSLLVRLMRGDQLQIVVACRDRLCRFGFELFEFMVQQNGGELMVLDPSVHCPESELTADLLAILHLFSRRMPGLRSYRKAIQEDPNLPKP, encoded by the coding sequence ATGGCATACATTCCTCTCAGAAAAGCGGTCGAATTTCTGGGATTGCATCCAAATACGCTAAGGAAGTACGCAGATGAAGGGAAGATCGAAACCATCCGAAACGAGGCGGGCCAGCGGCTCTACAACGTCGAGTCATATGGACGCAACGCAACTCGATCTACCGTTGTTTGCTACTGCCGCGTCAGTTCTGCCAAGCAACGAGACGATCTCGCTAGACAAGTCCAGTTCATGCGAGACCGCTACCCCGATGCCGAAATCATCCAAGACATCGGATCAGGTCTTAACTTCAAGCGAAAAGGATTGCAATCCCTACTGGTCAGACTCATGCGCGGCGATCAGCTCCAAATTGTGGTTGCCTGTCGAGACCGATTGTGTCGATTCGGATTCGAGTTGTTCGAGTTCATGGTTCAACAAAACGGTGGCGAACTCATGGTTCTTGACCCATCTGTTCACTGCCCAGAATCCGAACTCACAGCGGATCTGCTCGCCATCCTTCACCTCTTCTCTCGTCGAATGCCCGGACTCAGAAGTTACCGGAAAGCGATCCAGGAAGATCCGAATCTTCCTAAACCCTGA
- a CDS encoding glycoside hydrolase family 15 protein: protein MTASQSRRDRLEYFDRLISQVILNRQHPISGLMPASTAVNIHGDYTDAWVRDNVYSILAAWGLALAYRKAGLEAGRGYEIQQSVVKLMRGLLSSMMRQAPKVERFKHTQDPLDALHAKYDTSTGNTVVADDGWGHLQIDATSVFLLILAQMTASGLEVIYTTDEVNFVQNLVYYIGRAYRTADYGIWERGNKINHGNPELNASSIGMAKAALEALNGFDLFGARGSQSSVLHVLEDEIARSRATLESLLPRESASKEVDGALLSIIGFPAFAVDDANLVDRTRRQIVEKLEGHYGCKRFLRDGHQTVLEDTSRLHYEPYELKRFEHIECEWPLFWTYLLLDALFRGDRDRALDYHHRLQGVAVEREGFALLPEVYYVPEEAIAAEQANPGSQTRLPNDNVPLVWAQSLWLLGQLVLEELIDVADLDPLGRRSRPGAVREPLVQMVLLSEDAALQHQLAIYGIETQTPDQVAPIEVRPARDLSAAYAQIGRNEALGLTGRPLRRLRTLTTSRIFSICGKTMVFLPSFLDQEQFYSGADPEFLTSQIRSELAYIARQWRQLGRPTMTLLLTREMLGSTEADLDTRSPLLSLIADFKAGKCNNVPIRLGRLQSFVLTAGSERIDFLHGYEFEQSVANGAPLPLSQYLAFSAADTKPLSSRQEFQLESETNPKSLLTRLRATVNLYEQIELIQDLWRLVGPDFETGFAGDDRAVPLNLLVEEIYNRALQGYSVVESDGIARRRPYWAIVRRAAGLLNKADINLSDAVTDLLVRQKFIAVGRAYSEGSLIDRPMPHDEIMAKIDEFCGEDIRDRVLSQEILVALGVLIKSNPALFKGFLTLRTSYFLLLLVSELGREMLVTPDEAYEQLMELSPYEVQLRLRHVLEGYQGATLALQQQESLHLRATGRAIEWTIVPQREEGLPPAGSWARQRELDGALNRVPKDFYPQVWNLLGHCKGLVIGDKLERRNRLDSALVLAEMTPGEKNFALQVEHLLNKIGAPLYRQVCMEALAELAALTDRNPELQIDDYLVLDVLVGHAVRLAWLDRHPQDEPIYNERKGQAWQQFYETSPYNCATFMVKAFQFLIEMAEQSARDRAEQAIDESLEPVG, encoded by the coding sequence ATGACCGCCTCTCAGTCCCGTCGCGATCGCCTGGAGTATTTCGATCGGCTGATTTCCCAGGTCATTTTGAACCGCCAACACCCCATCAGCGGCCTGATGCCTGCCAGCACCGCCGTTAATATCCATGGGGACTACACCGATGCTTGGGTACGCGATAACGTTTACAGCATCTTGGCGGCCTGGGGGCTGGCGCTGGCCTATCGCAAGGCGGGACTCGAAGCGGGACGCGGCTACGAAATTCAGCAGAGCGTGGTGAAGCTGATGCGGGGGCTGTTGTCATCGATGATGCGACAAGCCCCCAAGGTGGAGCGCTTTAAGCACACCCAAGATCCATTGGATGCGCTCCATGCCAAGTACGACACGAGCACAGGCAACACGGTGGTGGCCGATGACGGCTGGGGCCATCTACAGATTGATGCCACCTCGGTGTTTTTGTTGATCTTGGCGCAAATGACGGCCTCGGGCTTGGAGGTGATTTACACCACCGACGAGGTGAATTTTGTCCAAAATCTGGTCTATTACATTGGACGCGCCTACCGCACGGCCGATTACGGCATTTGGGAACGGGGCAACAAGATTAATCACGGCAACCCAGAGCTAAACGCCAGCTCGATCGGGATGGCGAAGGCGGCATTGGAAGCGCTGAATGGCTTTGATCTGTTTGGGGCAAGGGGATCGCAATCATCCGTGCTGCATGTGCTGGAGGATGAAATTGCCCGATCGCGGGCCACGCTGGAATCCCTGTTGCCGCGCGAGTCGGCCTCTAAGGAGGTGGATGGGGCCCTGTTGAGCATCATTGGTTTCCCGGCGTTTGCGGTAGATGATGCGAACTTGGTCGATCGCACACGGCGGCAAATTGTCGAAAAACTAGAGGGGCACTACGGCTGCAAGCGGTTCCTGCGGGATGGTCACCAAACCGTCCTTGAAGACACCAGCCGCCTGCATTACGAACCCTACGAACTCAAGCGCTTTGAGCATATTGAGTGTGAGTGGCCGCTGTTTTGGACCTATCTGTTGCTGGATGCCCTGTTTCGGGGCGATCGGGACAGGGCCTTGGACTATCACCACCGATTGCAAGGGGTAGCCGTGGAGCGGGAGGGATTCGCCCTCTTGCCGGAGGTCTATTACGTGCCAGAGGAGGCGATCGCCGCCGAACAGGCCAACCCCGGTTCCCAAACCCGCTTGCCCAACGACAACGTACCCCTGGTTTGGGCCCAATCCCTGTGGCTGCTGGGTCAGTTGGTGTTGGAAGAGCTGATCGATGTGGCGGATTTGGATCCCCTTGGCCGGCGATCACGCCCGGGAGCCGTGCGGGAACCGTTGGTGCAAATGGTGTTGCTATCGGAAGATGCGGCCTTGCAGCATCAACTGGCAATTTACGGGATTGAAACCCAAACGCCGGATCAAGTGGCCCCGATCGAGGTGCGGCCCGCGCGGGATCTTTCGGCGGCCTATGCCCAAATCGGCCGCAACGAAGCCCTGGGCCTCACGGGGCGGCCCCTGCGGCGGCTGCGCACCCTCACCACGTCGCGGATTTTTTCAATTTGCGGCAAAACCATGGTCTTTCTGCCCTCCTTCCTGGATCAAGAGCAGTTCTATTCGGGCGCAGATCCGGAGTTTTTGACCTCCCAAATTCGCAGCGAACTGGCTTACATTGCCCGCCAGTGGCGACAGTTGGGGCGACCGACCATGACCCTGTTGCTGACTCGGGAAATGTTGGGATCCACAGAAGCCGACCTCGACACCCGATCGCCCCTGCTCTCCCTGATTGCGGACTTCAAAGCTGGCAAATGCAACAATGTGCCGATTCGCCTGGGACGGCTGCAGTCCTTTGTGCTCACCGCCGGGAGCGAGCGGATTGACTTTCTCCACGGCTACGAATTCGAGCAATCCGTGGCCAATGGCGCACCCTTGCCCCTGTCCCAATACCTGGCTTTTTCGGCAGCGGACACCAAACCCCTCAGCAGCCGCCAGGAATTTCAACTGGAGTCGGAAACCAATCCCAAGAGCTTGCTCACCCGGTTGCGGGCCACGGTGAACCTGTATGAGCAAATTGAGCTAATTCAAGACCTGTGGCGATTGGTGGGCCCGGATTTTGAGACGGGCTTTGCCGGGGACGATCGCGCCGTGCCGCTCAATCTGCTGGTGGAGGAAATCTATAACCGGGCCCTTCAGGGCTACAGCGTCGTGGAATCTGACGGGATTGCTCGCCGTCGGCCCTATTGGGCAATTGTGCGGCGGGCGGCGGGCCTGCTGAACAAGGCGGATATTAACCTTTCGGATGCGGTGACGGATTTGCTGGTGCGGCAAAAGTTCATCGCCGTGGGCCGCGCCTACAGCGAGGGATCCTTGATCGATCGCCCCATGCCCCACGACGAGATCATGGCCAAGATTGATGAGTTTTGTGGAGAAGACATCCGCGATCGGGTCTTGAGCCAGGAAATTTTGGTGGCCTTGGGCGTGCTCATTAAGTCCAATCCAGCCCTGTTCAAAGGCTTTTTGACCCTCCGCACCAGCTATTTTCTGCTGCTGTTGGTGAGTGAATTGGGTCGCGAAATGCTCGTCACGCCCGATGAGGCCTACGAGCAACTGATGGAACTCAGTCCCTACGAGGTGCAATTGCGGTTGCGCCACGTGCTGGAAGGCTATCAGGGCGCAACCTTGGCCTTGCAACAGCAGGAATCGTTGCACCTGCGGGCCACGGGCCGGGCGATCGAATGGACAATTGTGCCGCAGCGGGAAGAGGGTTTGCCCCCCGCTGGGAGTTGGGCCCGCCAGCGGGAATTGGACGGCGCATTGAACCGCGTGCCTAAGGATTTCTATCCCCAGGTTTGGAACCTGTTGGGCCACTGCAAGGGCCTGGTGATTGGGGACAAGCTGGAACGTCGCAACCGGCTCGACAGTGCCTTGGTGTTGGCGGAAATGACCCCCGGCGAAAAGAACTTCGCCCTGCAAGTGGAACACCTGCTGAACAAGATTGGTGCGCCGCTTTACCGACAGGTTTGCATGGAGGCGTTGGCGGAGCTGGCAGCCCTGACCGATCGCAACCCCGAGCTGCAAATTGATGATTACCTGGTGTTGGATGTGTTGGTGGGCCACGCGGTGCGGTTGGCCTGGCTCGATCGCCATCCCCAGGATGAACCCATTTACAACGAGCGTAAGGGTCAGGCCTGGCAACAGTTCTATGAAACGTCGCCCTACAATTGCGCCACCTTTATGGTGAAGGCCTTCCAGTTCCTGATCGAAATGGCGGAACAATCGGCCCGCGATCGCGCTGAACAGGCGATCGATGAGTCCCTGGAGCCGGTGGGGTAA
- a CDS encoding DUF3007 family protein: MRRIDAILIGLGVFLGGGLVYGLLQLVGIDATNAGIWTQAALVVGLMGWLLTYLVRALTQKMTYSQQLQDYKDAVLQKQLEALSPEELAALEARLEAEAAETDRSNPTHPSP; the protein is encoded by the coding sequence ATGCGGCGAATTGACGCGATTCTGATTGGGTTAGGTGTCTTTTTGGGTGGGGGGCTGGTCTATGGTCTCCTGCAACTGGTGGGCATTGATGCCACCAATGCGGGCATCTGGACTCAGGCCGCGTTGGTAGTAGGATTGATGGGCTGGTTGCTGACCTATCTGGTGCGGGCCCTGACCCAAAAGATGACCTACTCCCAGCAATTGCAAGACTACAAAGACGCGGTTTTGCAGAAGCAGTTGGAAGCACTGTCACCAGAGGAGTTGGCCGCCTTGGAAGCTCGCTTGGAAGCGGAAGCGGCGGAAACGGATCGATCGAACCCGACCCATCCGTCACCCTAA
- a CDS encoding RNA-guided endonuclease TnpB family protein, producing MCSPSFTSSLVECPDSEVTGKRSRKIRIFLNPDQKALLKQWFGVSRYVYNATIKHLQEPGTKANWMAVAPIILGALPEWAKPVPYQIKKIAVKDACTAVREAKKGFKKDGQIRKCRFRSRKDRQQTIYIPKSAISENGVYYTILGKAALKESIPDGFSDGRLTLAYGEYYLITSTEVQPIQSENQGRVVALDPGVRTFMTFFAESSYGWIGNDSNLLIQKLCFKLDRLISKITKAKSAQKRRLKKAADRLRSKVQHLVKELHHKTARFLTENFDVILLPSFESSQMVSKSRRKIKSKTVRQMLTLSHYQFKRHLEWKAWELGKIALTNINEAYTSKTVSWTGEIVKIGGSRVIKSKVDGRSMNRDLNGARGIFLRALVDTPWLRDHLNLCIC from the coding sequence ATCTGCTCGCCATCCTTCACCTCTTCTCTCGTCGAATGCCCGGACTCAGAAGTTACCGGAAAGCGATCCAGGAAGATCCGAATCTTCCTAAACCCTGATCAAAAAGCACTCCTGAAGCAATGGTTTGGTGTTTCTAGATACGTCTACAACGCCACGATCAAACATCTTCAGGAACCGGGAACCAAAGCCAATTGGATGGCAGTTGCGCCCATCATCTTGGGTGCGCTTCCTGAATGGGCCAAGCCAGTTCCCTACCAGATCAAAAAGATTGCGGTCAAAGATGCTTGCACTGCCGTTCGAGAAGCAAAGAAAGGTTTCAAAAAAGACGGGCAAATTCGCAAGTGCCGTTTCCGCAGTCGCAAAGATCGACAACAAACGATCTACATCCCCAAATCAGCCATCAGTGAAAACGGTGTCTATTACACCATTCTGGGAAAAGCAGCCCTGAAAGAATCAATTCCTGATGGCTTTAGTGATGGTCGGTTAACACTTGCCTATGGTGAGTATTACCTGATCACCTCAACAGAAGTGCAACCCATTCAGTCCGAAAACCAAGGGCGAGTGGTTGCCTTAGATCCCGGTGTCCGCACATTCATGACCTTCTTTGCTGAATCCTCCTATGGATGGATTGGCAATGACTCGAACTTGCTGATTCAAAAGCTGTGCTTCAAGCTGGATCGCCTGATTTCCAAAATTACCAAGGCTAAATCAGCTCAAAAGCGTCGCCTTAAGAAAGCCGCTGATCGCCTGCGTTCCAAGGTGCAACACCTGGTGAAAGAACTTCACCACAAAACCGCACGGTTTCTGACTGAAAACTTTGATGTGATCTTGCTACCCAGTTTTGAGTCCTCTCAAATGGTGAGCAAATCACGTCGAAAAATTAAGTCGAAAACCGTGCGGCAAATGTTGACCCTATCGCATTACCAGTTCAAGAGACATTTAGAATGGAAAGCTTGGGAGTTGGGCAAGATTGCTTTGACCAATATCAACGAAGCCTACACCTCTAAAACCGTTTCGTGGACAGGTGAGATCGTCAAGATTGGCGGCTCTCGGGTCATCAAGTCGAAGGTTGATGGGCGGTCAATGAATCGGGATCTAAATGGTGCTCGTGGGATTTTTCTACGGGCATTGGTTGATACGCCTTGGTTGAGAGACCACCTCAACTTATGCATTTGTTAG